The Acidimicrobiia bacterium sequence GTGCGAGCACGTGCCCGTCGTCTGCGATGTACTCGAGGTTCACGTCGTCCGCCGATCCGGTCAGCCATCCTGAACCGTCCGGTATCGGGACGAGGATGGTGAGTTCGTTCGCTCCGTCCGTCATCAGATCTTCTGCGACGAGCCCCCGGATCTGCCCACCGCTGGGAGTGTCCCGGGAGATGAATCCGGCCCCCGCCACCCGTCCGTTTACCGCGATGAGAATGTCGTCGCCTTCAACGTCGGTGGGCAGCTCGAGCCGGCCGGTGATCAGGGTTTGGACCATGCCGGACCGGCGATCGACCGAGGCGAGTGCATTGGCGTGATCGAGCGACCAGCGCACCTCGTCGCTGGCTTCCGGGCTGAGTTCGACCACCGGTGTGCCGACGAGTTCGCGGTATGGCCCTACCGCGGCGATCTCCGTCCAACTGTCCTGACCGGGTACCCATTGGTGGTTGCGGGCGACTTGCTCGAAGAGGACCGAGACGTCGGTGCTCGCGCCCTCCGTGCTGCAGCACCAGTGGATGATCGTGTGAGGGCGGTCGGTGCTTTCGATGTCCAGCAACGACATGCCGTCGAGCTCCCAGTCGCTGGAGATGTCCAGGGCGTCGATGATGGTCGGGAGGATGTCGATTGTGAAGGCCGGCTCATCCCGGGTCATTCCTTCGGTTTGGCCGGGGTATTTCACGAACAACGGAACCCGGTAGAGGTCATCGCGGTTGTTCTCGTACGGCCACCGTCTGTGCTCGCCGGGGACGAATGAGGCACCGTGGTCGGCCACCACGATGATCATGGCATCATCCCAGCTGCCCGTCTCTGCCAGTCGGTCGAAGAGCGATCCGAGCATCGTATCGAGGAACCCCAGCTGGTAGAGGTGCCGCTGGAAACCGAGCCGGGTGATGTTGGGGTCGACATCCCAGAACCCCGACCCCTGGACACCGTCGACCTCGCTGTATTGCTCCGGCCGCTCGTAGTGGGTTCCCGACGGGTTGACGACCCAGGGCACATGAGGGGATTTCAGATGGGCGTAGTGGACCGTCGGTGGGGCGTCTTCGGTAACACCATTGATGATCCGCTGAATCCAGTCGATCCACTCGCTTCGGACACCGGCCTTGGGAACGGGAAAGTCGTCGACGGCGACGGGTGACGCCGATGGGTTGTTCTCCTGACCGAGGAACCCCTTCCAGGTGTTGTCGATGCTGGGGAGGTTGTCACGTGCCCCGGCGGGGAGGGAGAGATGTCCGTACACCACGCCCGTATCGCGGACCAGCGAGGCGAATCGGGCCGGGGCCCTCCCGGCATAGTCCTCGCATACATCTTCCGGGCAGAGGTCGGCTACCCATTCGATCACGTGCATCTCATAGGCGCTGCCTAGCAGGGTGAATAGGTTGTCCGGATGGTCTATCGCCGACGGGCTGAGATCCTTGCTTCCGAAACGTCCCGTCAGCGCGGCCGGGACGCTCTGCGTTGTGGCGATGGAGGCGGACAGTGCGTTCCGGTACCAGGTGCCGGAATTCGCCAGACGGGCGAAGTTCGGGAAAAGCGTTTCGTTGATCGAACCGTCCATGTTCATCATCGAGGCGGTTGGGAACTCATCGAGTTGTATGAAGACGATCGAATGCGGTTGACCGACGCGGCTGGTGTCGATCGAAGCGGCGGCGGCGGGTTGTTCCCAGATGAGCCGGGACGTGGCGGAGAACACCAGGAAGAGAACGAGCACGGCCGGAAGTGCCAGCGAGAATAGAACCAGTGTTCCTTCGATTCTCTTGCGCAGGATGATCAAGACCGAGGCGATCACCAGGGTCAAAATGATCGCGCCGACGGTGCCGTCCGGTACCGCCTGCCGGCTGATCA is a genomic window containing:
- a CDS encoding sulfatase-like hydrolase/transferase, which codes for MSRINRRRLWHRFLVICALSAAAVAAPLLDLYGKNPEVFVANRASKSQIVLFALMITLVPPLIGLLFLGLAEKIGSRTATRVYITFVGLGGAALGLVISRQAVPDGTVGAIILTLVIASVLIILRKRIEGTLVLFSLALPAVLVLFLVFSATSRLIWEQPAAAASIDTSRVGQPHSIVFIQLDEFPTASMMNMDGSINETLFPNFARLANSGTWYRNALSASIATTQSVPAALTGRFGSKDLSPSAIDHPDNLFTLLGSAYEMHVIEWVADLCPEDVCEDYAGRAPARFASLVRDTGVVYGHLSLPAGARDNLPSIDNTWKGFLGQENNPSASPVAVDDFPVPKAGVRSEWIDWIQRIINGVTEDAPPTVHYAHLKSPHVPWVVNPSGTHYERPEQYSEVDGVQGSGFWDVDPNITRLGFQRHLYQLGFLDTMLGSLFDRLAETGSWDDAMIIVVADHGASFVPGEHRRWPYENNRDDLYRVPLFVKYPGQTEGMTRDEPAFTIDILPTIIDALDISSDWELDGMSLLDIESTDRPHTIIHWCCSTEGASTDVSVLFEQVARNHQWVPGQDSWTEIAAVGPYRELVGTPVVELSPEASDEVRWSLDHANALASVDRRSGMVQTLITGRLELPTDVEGDDILIAVNGRVAGAGFISRDTPSGGQIRGLVAEDLMTDGANELTILVPIPDGSGWLTGSADDVNLEYIADDGHVLALQDEGNRRLQVDEVTRTESGWHVVGWAADVSRKVTADRFYVFAGDSLVAYGPPNLDNPNVVRWYKSDDLLRSGFSFEIDAGSVPDGLDRLTVVAEFGDYAISDPATFND